A genomic stretch from Candidatus Nitrososphaera gargensis Ga9.2 includes:
- a CDS encoding cation:proton antiporter: MVEVFELVIRDFAVIMIVASAMALLSYKLKQPMVIAYIAAGMIIGPHTPPFSLITQIEVLELFAEIGVVLLLFVVGMEFPIEKLRKVGRKASVIAAAEASGTFMAGYAVGQTMGFSFYDSLFVALAISVTSTVIVMRVLEELKMIKAEASSLILGVAIIEDIIIISMLAILQSIASTGDLSFVEIGASVGIVLAFIAGALLLGSKTVPKFIDLIGRTNQQDVLVVAMLGVAFGMAFIAFELGISVAAGAFFAGVLIAESKMHSVSAILATPIRDMFAALFFISIGALMDISLLPLFIIPALILVAVSFAAKFITVWSAARAQGFNKLTSMRAGFGLSASGGELALVTAKGGADVGATSAFLLPMIGAMTIITTFISPYAIKFGWKFAEKWKPQGEEEGTAAQAQDKETK; the protein is encoded by the coding sequence GTGGTTGAAGTTTTTGAGCTTGTTATCCGCGATTTTGCAGTTATCATGATCGTCGCATCTGCCATGGCTCTGCTTTCCTACAAGCTCAAGCAGCCTATGGTCATTGCATACATTGCAGCAGGCATGATAATAGGCCCGCACACGCCGCCATTCAGCCTGATCACTCAGATTGAAGTTCTGGAACTGTTTGCAGAGATCGGGGTCGTGCTCTTGCTCTTTGTAGTAGGCATGGAGTTCCCGATTGAAAAGCTGCGAAAAGTGGGGAGAAAGGCTTCAGTCATCGCAGCGGCAGAAGCATCAGGGACCTTTATGGCCGGCTATGCCGTCGGGCAGACAATGGGATTTTCATTCTATGACAGCCTGTTTGTTGCGCTTGCGATCTCTGTTACAAGCACAGTCATTGTCATGCGGGTGCTAGAAGAGCTAAAAATGATAAAGGCAGAGGCATCTTCGCTCATCCTCGGCGTGGCAATAATTGAAGACATTATAATCATCTCGATGCTGGCCATACTGCAGTCGATAGCCTCCACGGGAGACCTCTCATTTGTAGAAATCGGGGCCTCTGTAGGAATAGTTCTTGCGTTTATTGCAGGCGCGCTGCTGCTAGGCTCAAAGACGGTTCCAAAGTTCATCGACCTCATTGGCAGGACAAACCAGCAAGACGTGCTCGTTGTGGCCATGCTGGGCGTAGCGTTTGGGATGGCGTTTATCGCATTTGAGCTTGGCATATCTGTGGCAGCTGGCGCGTTCTTTGCAGGCGTCCTGATAGCCGAGTCCAAGATGCACTCTGTCTCTGCCATATTGGCGACTCCGATCAGGGACATGTTTGCCGCGCTGTTCTTCATATCGATAGGCGCGCTGATGGATATCTCACTGCTTCCTCTCTTCATAATTCCGGCGCTTATTCTGGTAGCCGTCTCGTTTGCAGCAAAATTCATTACGGTCTGGAGCGCTGCAAGGGCTCAGGGGTTCAACAAGCTAACATCGATGAGGGCAGGCTTTGGCCTGTCAGCTTCGGGAGGCGAGCTGGCGCTTGTGACGGCCAAGGGAGGAGCAGACGTGGGGGCAACAAGCGCGTTTTTGCTTCCAATGATTGGAGCGATGACGATAATTACGACGTTCATTTCTCCATATGCGATAAAGTTTGGATGGAAGTTTGCGGAGAAATGGAAGCCGCAAGGAGAGGAGGAAGGCACGGCAGCCCAGGCGCAAGATAAGGAAACAAAATGA
- a CDS encoding 30S ribosomal protein S19e, with translation MAKVYDVPADELIAKLAEQLKDDKKIVPPAWSAFVKTGSHATRIPQNKDWWYERCASLLRKIYLHGPLGVADLKVAYGGRKKVGYNLAHHRDAGGAIIRKALQQLEASGYIVKVQGKGRLISSEGMKKMDRLATEIHRELIKAAPQLQRYA, from the coding sequence ATGGCCAAGGTTTACGATGTTCCGGCTGACGAGCTGATCGCCAAGCTAGCCGAACAGTTGAAGGACGACAAAAAGATAGTGCCCCCAGCTTGGTCCGCGTTTGTCAAGACAGGCTCGCACGCCACCCGAATTCCCCAGAACAAAGACTGGTGGTACGAACGGTGCGCTTCGCTCTTGAGAAAGATTTATCTTCATGGTCCTCTTGGAGTTGCCGACCTGAAAGTAGCTTATGGCGGCAGGAAGAAGGTTGGATACAACCTTGCCCACCACAGGGACGCAGGTGGCGCGATCATCCGCAAGGCGCTCCAGCAGCTGGAGGCGTCCGGCTACATTGTCAAGGTGCAGGGCAAGGGCAGGCTCATTTCAAGCGAAGGCATGAAAAAGATGGACAGGCTTGCTACCGAGATCCACAGAGAGCTGATAAAGGCCGCACCCCAGCTCCAGCGCTACGCGTAA
- a CDS encoding restriction endonuclease has product MHSWSKFGREAEYVVALYLKSMGWDIALSPASRGPADIVATCCCSGNSRSTWFIQVKASAGIPRLRGYEVRRLKELAASKNGLPMVSTFQPSFPGGFSTGNYSITFYLLDSWQELDPMEFLERGGGCTSLRSSARSQ; this is encoded by the coding sequence TTGCACTCTTGGAGCAAGTTTGGCAGGGAGGCGGAATATGTCGTCGCGCTCTACCTAAAGTCGATGGGCTGGGACATCGCGCTGTCGCCGGCGAGCAGGGGGCCGGCAGATATTGTCGCCACCTGCTGCTGCAGCGGTAATTCAAGGTCAACCTGGTTCATTCAGGTAAAAGCAAGCGCTGGCATCCCGCGCCTTCGGGGCTACGAGGTCAGGAGGCTGAAAGAGCTTGCGGCAAGCAAGAACGGGCTGCCCATGGTCTCGACATTCCAGCCTTCTTTTCCCGGCGGCTTTTCCACTGGCAACTACTCGATAACGTTCTACCTGCTTGACAGCTGGCAGGAGCTGGATCCTATGGAATTTCTGGAGCGCGGAGGAGGTTGCACCTCCTTGCGATCCTCAGCTCGCTCCCAATGA
- a CDS encoding transposase: protein MVRQILLWLSKLGFIKIRLHRQPTNIKQVTICRQNARWYAVIACDTKPIFRFVHSNRSVRIDVGITKFVYDSDNHFADNPLFRTRMSKPLCRAQRKLCRRQKGSKNYEKTKNWVAMLHEVIARKCKTFCIRYRVIMLTGMI, encoded by the coding sequence ATGGTCAGACAGATTTTGTTATGGCTGTCCAAGCTTGGCTTCATTAAGATACGATTGCACAGGCAACCGACGAACATCAAACAAGTAACCATTTGTAGACAAAATGCCCGGTGGTACGCGGTCATAGCTTGCGATACTAAGCCCATATTCAGATTTGTGCACTCAAACAGATCAGTCAGAATAGATGTCGGCATTACAAAATTTGTATACGATTCAGATAATCATTTCGCAGACAATCCTCTCTTTCGGACAAGGATGTCAAAACCATTATGTAGGGCACAAAGAAAGTTATGCAGAAGGCAAAAAGGTTCAAAGAACTATGAAAAAACCAAAAACTGGGTCGCAATGCTTCATGAAGTGATAGCTAGAAAGTGCAAGACTTTTTGCATAAGATATCGCGTTATTATGCTGACAGGTATGATATAA
- a CDS encoding zinc-binding dehydrogenase, whose product MKAAVYREYSKDPTKVVKIEDIDIPKIKPNEVLIKVEAAAYNYNDLWGIWGEPIKIPLPHISGSDVAGTIVEVGSDVQKLKVGDRVVSHSNLSCRVCYECTSGREFDCSDRLVWGFQTGPLWGGFAQYTHLPEVNVVKIADNVSFNDAAAVSMVGMTSWHMLVGRAKIKPGQLVLVMGGGSGVGMVGIQIAKLYNCTVIATAGNKDKMDKCLEIGADYVVNHREADWYKKVREINKKLGQPGVDVVFEHIGKSVFPQEVALLKMGGTLVATGATTGYDSTIDLRYLFFRGTNLLGSTQGTKAELEDVMYWVSKGKIKPVIDTILPFSDMVQGHVMMAGAQQFGKILTTPQKL is encoded by the coding sequence ATGAAGGCAGCAGTATATCGAGAATACAGCAAGGATCCAACAAAGGTCGTCAAGATTGAAGATATTGACATTCCCAAGATTAAGCCAAATGAAGTTTTGATCAAAGTCGAAGCGGCAGCTTACAACTATAATGACCTTTGGGGTATCTGGGGCGAGCCAATCAAGATCCCATTACCACACATTTCTGGAAGCGATGTGGCCGGCACTATAGTTGAAGTAGGCTCAGACGTTCAGAAACTGAAGGTAGGCGATAGGGTCGTTTCTCATTCCAACTTGAGTTGTAGAGTATGCTATGAATGCACTTCTGGAAGAGAATTTGATTGCAGTGACAGACTTGTCTGGGGCTTCCAGACAGGCCCACTCTGGGGCGGATTTGCCCAGTATACACACCTGCCCGAAGTTAATGTCGTAAAGATCGCGGATAATGTTTCGTTCAACGATGCAGCAGCTGTTTCCATGGTGGGCATGACCTCGTGGCACATGCTTGTTGGAAGGGCCAAGATAAAGCCAGGTCAGCTTGTCCTAGTCATGGGCGGAGGCTCTGGCGTTGGAATGGTAGGTATCCAGATCGCTAAACTCTACAACTGCACAGTCATTGCTACAGCAGGCAACAAGGACAAGATGGACAAGTGCCTAGAGATAGGTGCTGATTATGTTGTCAACCATAGAGAAGCCGACTGGTACAAGAAGGTGCGTGAAATCAACAAAAAGCTTGGGCAACCGGGAGTTGACGTCGTCTTTGAGCACATCGGCAAGTCTGTCTTCCCGCAGGAAGTTGCGCTGCTCAAGATGGGAGGCACGCTTGTTGCGACTGGCGCAACTACTGGCTACGACTCGACGATCGACCTGCGCTACCTGTTCTTCAGGGGCACGAACCTGCTTGGCTCCACGCAGGGCACCAAGGCAGAGCTTGAAGATGTGATGTACTGGGTCAGCAAGGGCAAGATAAAGCCGGTCATCGACACGATCTTGCCGTTCTCTGACATGGTCCAAGGCCACGTCATGATGGCTGGGGCCCAGCAGTTCGGCAAGATATTGACCACTCCGCAAAAGCTCTAA
- a CDS encoding bile acid:sodium symporter family protein, translated as MRHNDVVLAACIAGSMSAGVLLPSAGLLVEPYILVWLGALLFLNLIRLKTSDLLATFTKPRQLAVLSAVKLAALPVGMYALVYFVYQPFALPVLLLSGISTGLGAPFVVNLIGGRLPLIVGMIIATSLAVPFVLPSIVYALVGSQFDIPVIDMVFLLSAALFTPLAAGWFTKKRFPVASRFVDEKSFPLSLVFIVLINFGMFAKFSSYFYEEQVFLLQTIATAFICYAAYSLVGYASAPGGQQERSAGLIAMSYVNNVLVAVFAFQFFGSQVAALAALYNIPYYVGIVAIKRFMPGQ; from the coding sequence TTGCGCCATAACGATGTAGTCCTTGCAGCATGCATAGCCGGCTCGATGTCTGCCGGCGTGCTCCTACCATCAGCTGGCCTACTGGTCGAGCCCTACATCCTTGTGTGGCTTGGCGCGCTGCTATTTCTGAACCTGATAAGGCTCAAAACTTCTGACCTTCTAGCGACATTTACAAAACCAAGGCAGCTTGCCGTGCTATCTGCAGTCAAGCTGGCGGCGCTGCCAGTTGGCATGTATGCTCTTGTGTATTTTGTGTACCAGCCGTTTGCGCTCCCTGTCCTGCTGCTCTCTGGCATCTCGACCGGCCTTGGTGCGCCATTCGTGGTCAACCTTATTGGCGGCCGGCTCCCCCTCATAGTAGGCATGATAATAGCCACCTCGCTTGCCGTCCCCTTTGTGCTCCCATCAATAGTCTATGCGCTGGTGGGGTCGCAGTTTGACATACCGGTGATCGACATGGTGTTCTTGCTGTCTGCCGCGCTGTTTACGCCGCTTGCAGCAGGCTGGTTCACCAAAAAGCGCTTCCCGGTAGCTTCAAGGTTTGTCGATGAAAAGTCATTCCCGCTATCGCTCGTCTTTATCGTCCTGATCAACTTTGGCATGTTCGCCAAGTTCTCCAGCTATTTTTACGAAGAGCAGGTGTTTTTGCTGCAGACAATAGCAACCGCGTTCATTTGCTACGCGGCCTATAGCCTTGTAGGATATGCGAGCGCGCCTGGCGGCCAGCAGGAAAGGAGCGCCGGCTTGATAGCGATGAGCTACGTCAACAACGTGCTTGTGGCCGTGTTTGCGTTCCAGTTCTTTGGCTCACAGGTTGCGGCACTTGCTGCGCTGTACAATATCCCCTACTATGTCGGCATCGTGGCGATCAAGAGGTTCATGCCCGGACAATAG
- a CDS encoding HpcH/HpaI aldolase/citrate lyase family protein yields MMFRSLIFVPGNSTRFVEKAKMLQADIICFDLEDSVPANEKDAARKIIADAISRRQEYGRPVYIRTNSPESGLVALDLKAAVRKGVDGIVIPKVNDAQEVSKIKKQVAALEKERKTGGKVALMPSIETARGVVNAYQIAGADERVNALVFGVFDFLHDMRLDYDESDPAGYAYARAKVPVDARAAGVHAIDAIWQKVDDADGLVKDATVAKRLGYSGKSIIHPSQIEPVHKVFLPSKNEIEWAKKVVQALGDAMEKGSGRGAVRLEGRMIDAVHYKQAKAILDAAAGGS; encoded by the coding sequence ATGATGTTCCGAAGCCTGATCTTTGTCCCCGGCAACAGCACCCGCTTTGTTGAAAAGGCCAAGATGCTACAGGCAGACATCATCTGCTTTGACCTTGAAGACTCAGTGCCAGCCAACGAAAAAGACGCCGCTCGCAAGATAATAGCCGACGCGATTTCGCGCAGGCAGGAATACGGCAGGCCGGTGTACATAAGGACAAACTCGCCCGAGTCGGGGCTGGTAGCTCTGGACCTCAAGGCGGCCGTGCGCAAGGGCGTCGATGGCATAGTGATACCCAAAGTCAACGACGCACAGGAGGTCTCCAAGATAAAGAAGCAGGTGGCGGCGCTGGAAAAGGAGAGAAAGACAGGAGGCAAGGTAGCACTGATGCCTTCAATTGAAACTGCAAGGGGCGTGGTGAACGCTTACCAGATTGCAGGCGCAGACGAGCGGGTAAACGCGCTCGTGTTTGGCGTGTTTGACTTTCTGCACGATATGCGGCTTGATTACGACGAAAGCGACCCGGCAGGCTATGCATACGCCCGGGCCAAAGTGCCGGTTGACGCAAGGGCGGCAGGCGTGCACGCGATAGATGCGATATGGCAGAAAGTCGACGACGCTGACGGCCTTGTCAAGGACGCCACGGTTGCAAAGCGCCTCGGGTACTCTGGCAAGAGCATAATCCATCCAAGCCAGATAGAGCCTGTGCACAAGGTCTTCCTGCCAAGCAAGAACGAGATCGAGTGGGCAAAGAAGGTGGTGCAGGCGCTTGGTGACGCGATGGAGAAGGGAAGCGGCAGGGGCGCGGTAAGGCTCGAAGGCAGGATGATAGACGCGGTGCACTACAAGCAGGCAAAGGCCATTCTGGATGCGGCGGCAGGCGGCAGCTGA
- a CDS encoding tautomerase family protein — MPVIQITMSQGRTVEQKRELVKVLTKETARILNTKEESIRVLIYEVSKENWGNAGVLGLDMR, encoded by the coding sequence ATGCCAGTAATCCAGATAACGATGAGCCAAGGGAGGACAGTGGAGCAAAAGAGGGAGCTTGTCAAGGTGCTTACAAAAGAGACCGCAAGGATCCTCAACACAAAGGAAGAGAGCATCCGCGTCCTCATATATGAGGTGTCAAAGGAGAACTGGGGCAACGCTGGCGTGCTTGGGCTTGACATGAGATAA
- a CDS encoding APC family permease, which yields MLKAGADKEPGLKRNVNLFQAVMYGVGLILGAGIYVLIGDVAGIAGNAMWMSFIVAAVIAAFTGLSYAELSSMFPKSAAEYVFVKKAFRNNLGAFIAGWLITFVAIVSAAAVAVGFSWYLSSFFQQLDPVLSAVALVLVLSLVNFIGIRESVWMNTMFTLIELAGLALIVTAAVLLGSFSGVDYYATPPATSSPSSSFSLSAGAILSAAGLAFFAYFGFENLANIAEEAENASRTIPRALVISVAVTTGVYIIVAASAITLLGWERLSSSDAPLALAAEQTFGRAGVVTLSTIALFATANTVLMMLIAGSRIMFGMAREHALPSTLGRIHPTTRTPWIAVVLTMLLAIAVVVLSQGSISVIANISVFAIFIVYALVNLALIWLRYKQPELKRPFRSPVKIGWFPVLAGLGFVTSLSMLTQFDSTTMLAGIVAVAAGLASYAALKKYGKRQFQAQSKHESR from the coding sequence ATGTTAAAAGCAGGGGCGGACAAGGAACCGGGCCTGAAGCGAAACGTCAACCTTTTTCAGGCAGTAATGTATGGAGTCGGATTGATACTTGGAGCGGGCATTTATGTTCTGATAGGCGACGTAGCAGGGATTGCCGGCAATGCGATGTGGATGTCCTTCATAGTTGCGGCTGTCATTGCTGCCTTTACCGGCCTCAGCTACGCCGAGCTTTCCTCGATGTTCCCAAAGAGCGCGGCAGAATACGTGTTTGTCAAGAAAGCCTTTAGGAACAATCTTGGTGCGTTTATTGCAGGATGGCTGATAACGTTTGTAGCAATAGTGTCGGCGGCAGCGGTGGCCGTAGGCTTTTCATGGTACCTATCGAGCTTTTTTCAGCAGCTTGATCCTGTGCTATCGGCCGTCGCGCTGGTCTTGGTGCTGTCCCTTGTAAATTTCATAGGCATCAGAGAGTCTGTGTGGATGAACACTATGTTCACGCTAATAGAGCTGGCTGGCTTGGCCCTCATAGTCACGGCAGCGGTATTGCTGGGCTCGTTTTCAGGGGTTGACTATTATGCGACGCCTCCAGCCACATCATCACCATCGTCGTCTTTTTCACTGTCAGCAGGTGCCATACTGAGCGCAGCTGGCCTAGCGTTCTTTGCCTACTTTGGGTTTGAGAACCTTGCCAACATTGCAGAGGAGGCAGAGAACGCTTCCAGAACCATCCCAAGGGCTCTAGTAATCTCGGTTGCTGTCACCACCGGCGTCTACATCATAGTCGCCGCGTCCGCGATCACGCTCTTGGGGTGGGAAAGGCTTTCTTCCTCAGATGCGCCGCTTGCCCTTGCAGCAGAGCAGACCTTTGGAAGGGCCGGAGTAGTAACGCTTTCCACAATAGCCTTGTTCGCCACGGCAAACACGGTCTTAATGATGCTGATTGCCGGATCTAGAATAATGTTTGGAATGGCAAGAGAGCATGCTCTGCCATCCACCCTTGGCAGGATACACCCTACGACGAGGACCCCATGGATTGCAGTCGTCCTGACGATGCTGCTGGCTATAGCCGTCGTTGTGCTTTCCCAAGGGAGCATTTCTGTTATAGCCAACATTTCTGTCTTTGCAATATTCATAGTGTATGCACTTGTCAATCTGGCGCTAATCTGGCTAAGATATAAACAGCCAGAGCTTAAAAGGCCGTTTAGGTCGCCAGTAAAAATCGGATGGTTCCCTGTGCTGGCTGGACTCGGATTCGTGACGTCGCTGTCCATGCTAACGCAATTTGATAGTACGACTATGCTGGCAGGTATTGTGGCAGTAGCAGCAGGGCTGGCAAGCTATGCAGCGTTAAAGAAGTACGGCAAGCGGCAGTTCCAGGCGCAAAGCAAGCATGAGTCTAGATAA
- a CDS encoding DNA-binding protein — translation MSVPQPHQPNDEEARRREAEAAMRQRVLQVVLDSQARQRLMNIRLVKPELATAVENYLISAASSGRINRPLTDEELKQLLLRIQQPKKDFKIERR, via the coding sequence ATGTCAGTTCCACAGCCACACCAGCCAAATGACGAGGAAGCGAGAAGGCGCGAAGCCGAGGCTGCGATGCGCCAGCGGGTTTTGCAGGTTGTCCTCGATTCGCAGGCGCGCCAGCGGCTTATGAACATCCGGCTCGTTAAGCCAGAGCTTGCCACAGCCGTTGAAAACTACCTTATCAGCGCAGCGTCCTCTGGCAGGATAAACCGCCCACTGACTGACGAGGAATTGAAGCAGCTCCTCCTCCGCATCCAGCAGCCTAAAAAAGATTTCAAGATTGAAAGACGCTGA
- a CDS encoding helix-turn-helix domain-containing protein, translated as MCNYKYRLYPTREQETKLEETLDGCMGVYNYFVSNGFSSEYDMNYTILSQS; from the coding sequence TTGTGCAACTACAAGTATCGTCTCTATCCAACACGCGAGCAAGAAACAAAGCTTGAAGAGACGCTTGATGGCTGCATGGGGGTGTACAACTATTTTGTCAGCAATGGTTTTTCTTCTGAATATGACATGAACTATACTATACTCTCACAGAGCTGA
- a CDS encoding RNA-guided endonuclease InsQ/TnpB family protein, with amino-acid sequence MQDFLHKISRYYADRYDIIVLFLERLCTPNLVRNHRVAKHILDSGWRTFKQSLKYKAKMVLEVNPKNTSIDCSKCGNKVPKTLAVKTHRCDRCHIAIDRDYNASRNIKNRKTCNCC; translated from the coding sequence GTGCAAGACTTTTTGCATAAGATATCGCGTTATTATGCTGACAGGTATGATATAATAGTATTATTTCTTGAGAGATTGTGTACACCAAATCTAGTCAGGAACCATAGGGTTGCAAAGCACATATTGGATTCAGGTTGGCGTACTTTTAAACAGTCCCTGAAGTACAAGGCCAAGATGGTACTAGAGGTTAACCCAAAGAATACATCTATTGACTGTTCAAAGTGCGGCAATAAAGTACCTAAAACCCTCGCAGTTAAGACGCACAGATGTGACAGGTGTCACATTGCTATCGATCGGGACTATAATGCAAGTCGAAATATCAAAAACAGAAAGACTTGCAATTGTTGCTAA
- a CDS encoding RDD family protein, translated as MSEASSGSSQQPTEIVLASWGTRFLAWLIDFIIVNVVLWAIFAAAAIPFWLTGMPDRWFGRAEGPIEWAVTSLVFFAYWTYFETTTGQSLGKMVMHIKTTDLAGNKVDPRNAAIQSFGKAFLLPIDVILGWIFTNDKRQRIFARAANTIVVKMTGTE; from the coding sequence ATGAGCGAAGCTTCAAGCGGCAGTTCGCAGCAGCCTACGGAAATAGTCCTTGCCAGCTGGGGTACAAGGTTCCTTGCATGGCTGATCGACTTTATCATAGTAAATGTTGTGTTGTGGGCAATATTTGCGGCAGCTGCCATCCCATTCTGGCTCACCGGGATGCCTGACAGGTGGTTTGGCAGGGCAGAAGGCCCCATAGAGTGGGCAGTGACAAGCTTGGTGTTCTTTGCATACTGGACATACTTTGAAACTACCACCGGCCAGTCGCTTGGCAAGATGGTCATGCACATCAAGACCACCGATCTGGCAGGAAACAAGGTTGACCCTCGCAATGCGGCAATACAGAGCTTTGGAAAAGCGTTCCTCCTTCCAATAGATGTGATCCTTGGATGGATATTCACAAACGACAAGAGGCAGCGAATATTTGCAAGGGCAGCCAACACGATCGTTGTCAAGATGACAGGCACCGAGTAG
- a CDS encoding M3 family oligoendopeptidase, with protein sequence MTTTAYTTMKVGRWNLADLVEDPSSDQFGSFLRSIEEQLAQFERSRQILRQDISPVEFEGLLHLLESISEKISIASGYAHLRYYADTSSNEASALVIRMEKMASDIGNRTLFFDLWFKRQLDDENANRLINAVPQVYREYLRHKRLVAKYSLSEPEEKIINTLEVTGIGALVKIYDKMTSGFEFTVKLRRGRKIVEKKFDNKEKLVSLVRSPDANTREAAYKSLLEVYRKNSGVLGEIYQNVAVQWRDEAISMRGYKSPISVRNIANNLDDVTVEALLASCRKNSAVFQEYFREKAKMLGMKKLRRYDLYAPITTKASDTKKFTYGKAVQSVLDTFGDFDPQFRTLAERVFSERHVDSEIRKAKRGGAFCYTVTPKMTPYVLLNFDGLTRDVSTLAHEFGHAIHSMLASDLPIMVSHAPLPLAETASVFAEMLLNEKLAEKMSARERRLLLAEHIDDMYATIMRQAYFTLFEIEAHRVIAESNATIDAVAKIYFENLNEQFGSSIAITPDFQWEWVYIPHFYHTPFYTYAYSFGNLLVLSLYRQYKLEGKSSFVPKYFKILAAGGSRKPEELLMEAGIDISREEFWQQGFDYVREMIQQLKSLAP encoded by the coding sequence ATGACTACTACTGCCTATACAACTATGAAGGTGGGACGGTGGAACCTTGCCGACCTTGTGGAGGATCCTTCAAGTGACCAGTTTGGCAGCTTTTTGCGCTCGATCGAAGAGCAGCTGGCGCAGTTTGAAAGAAGCAGGCAGATCCTGCGACAGGACATTTCCCCAGTGGAATTTGAAGGGCTCTTGCACTTGCTTGAAAGTATCTCTGAAAAGATCTCTATAGCAAGCGGCTACGCGCACCTGCGCTACTACGCCGACACGTCATCAAACGAGGCCTCGGCGCTTGTTATCAGGATGGAAAAGATGGCGTCGGACATTGGCAACAGGACGCTGTTCTTCGACCTCTGGTTCAAAAGGCAGCTTGATGACGAAAACGCAAACAGGCTGATAAATGCCGTCCCGCAGGTCTACAGGGAATACCTCCGGCACAAGCGGCTGGTCGCAAAATATTCGCTAAGCGAGCCGGAAGAAAAGATAATCAACACGCTTGAAGTGACGGGCATAGGTGCGCTTGTCAAGATCTACGACAAGATGACAAGCGGTTTTGAATTCACGGTAAAGCTCAGGCGCGGCAGGAAAATAGTAGAGAAAAAGTTTGACAACAAGGAAAAGCTAGTGTCGCTTGTCAGGAGCCCCGATGCCAACACCAGAGAAGCTGCATACAAGTCGCTGCTTGAGGTCTACAGGAAGAACAGCGGCGTACTGGGCGAGATCTACCAGAACGTCGCTGTGCAATGGCGCGACGAGGCAATTTCAATGCGCGGCTACAAGTCCCCAATCTCTGTGCGCAACATCGCCAACAATCTGGACGATGTCACGGTCGAGGCGCTGCTTGCTTCATGCCGGAAAAACTCGGCGGTATTTCAGGAATATTTCAGGGAAAAGGCCAAGATGCTTGGCATGAAGAAGTTGCGCAGGTATGACCTCTACGCCCCCATTACGACCAAGGCATCTGACACGAAAAAGTTCACTTATGGAAAAGCTGTCCAGAGCGTGCTTGACACCTTTGGTGACTTTGACCCACAGTTCCGCACGCTTGCCGAGCGCGTCTTTTCAGAGCGCCACGTCGATTCGGAGATCAGGAAGGCAAAACGCGGAGGCGCTTTCTGCTACACCGTCACGCCCAAGATGACCCCCTATGTGCTCTTGAACTTTGACGGCCTGACAAGGGACGTGTCGACCCTTGCGCACGAGTTTGGCCATGCAATCCACAGCATGCTTGCGTCGGACCTGCCGATAATGGTGTCGCACGCGCCGCTGCCGCTTGCCGAGACTGCGTCAGTGTTTGCAGAGATGCTGCTCAACGAAAAGCTGGCCGAAAAAATGTCTGCCAGAGAGCGCAGGCTCTTGCTTGCAGAGCATATCGACGACATGTACGCGACCATAATGCGGCAGGCATACTTTACGCTCTTTGAGATTGAGGCGCACAGGGTCATAGCCGAGAGCAACGCCACAATCGACGCGGTAGCCAAGATATATTTTGAAAACCTCAACGAGCAGTTTGGTTCTTCAATAGCAATAACGCCTGATTTTCAGTGGGAGTGGGTGTACATACCGCACTTTTACCACACGCCGTTCTACACCTACGCATACTCGTTTGGCAACCTGCTCGTCCTGTCGCTCTACCGCCAGTACAAGCTTGAAGGCAAGTCGTCGTTTGTCCCCAAATACTTCAAGATACTTGCTGCAGGCGGATCGAGAAAGCCAGAAGAGCTCTTGATGGAGGCAGGAATAGACATTTCTAGAGAGGAGTTCTGGCAGCAAGGCTTTGACTATGTGCGGGAAATGATACAGCAGCTGAAATCACTTGCGCCATAA
- a CDS encoding ribonuclease P protein component 4: MVRRQTKKEIAKERIDILVKSALKEKDEALAARQAQQAKKIAMRFRVRLPYEARQLYCKKCKAFIVPGRGARVRVGSRAKTRAIRITCLRCGHTYRKILGWNKDL, encoded by the coding sequence TTGGTCCGGCGGCAGACAAAAAAAGAGATTGCCAAAGAGCGCATCGACATACTTGTCAAAAGCGCTTTGAAGGAAAAGGACGAAGCGTTGGCTGCCCGGCAGGCGCAGCAGGCCAAAAAGATAGCGATGCGCTTCCGGGTCCGGCTCCCGTACGAGGCGCGGCAGCTCTATTGCAAAAAGTGCAAGGCGTTTATTGTGCCGGGCAGGGGCGCAAGGGTAAGGGTCGGCAGCAGGGCAAAAACGAGGGCTATCAGGATCACGTGCCTGCGGTGCGGTCACACCTACCGCAAGATCTTGGGGTGGAATAAGGATCTGTGA